From Juglans regia cultivar Chandler chromosome 6, Walnut 2.0, whole genome shotgun sequence, the proteins below share one genomic window:
- the LOC109002181 gene encoding ras-related protein RABC1-like produces MDTASSSSPAEFEYLFKLLMIGDSGVGKSTLLLSFTSNTFEDLSPTIGVDFKVKHITRGGKKLKLAIWDTAGQERFRTLTSSYYRGAQGIIMVYDVTRRETFTNLSDIWAKEIDLYSTNQDCIKMLVGNKVDKEGERVVSKKEGIDFAREYGCLFLECSAKTRVNVEQCFEELVLKILETPSLLAEGSAGVKRNIFKQKPPPSGAATSSCCSW; encoded by the exons atggATACGGCGTCGTCTTCGAGTCCGGCGGAGTTCGAATATCTTTTCAAGTTGTTGATGATCGGGGATTCCGGGGTTGGGAAGAGCACGCTCCTCTTGAGCTTCACTTCCAATACTTTCGAGGATCTCTCTCCTACCATTG GTGTGGACTTTAAGGTGAAACATATTACTAGGGGAGGAAAGAAGTTGAAGCTGGCGATTTGGGACACAG CTGGACAAGAAAGGTTTAGAACTCTAACTAGCTCATATTACAGAGGAGCTCAAGGAATAATAATGG TGTATGATGTGACAAGACGAGAAACTTTTACGAATCTGTCTGATATATGGGCTAAGGAAATTGACTTGTACTCAACCAATCAAGATTGCATCAAGATGCTTGTTGGCAACAAAGTTGATAAG gaaGGTGAAAGGGTTGTCAGCAAAAAAGAGGGTATTGACTTTGCTAGAGAATATGGATGCCTTTTCTTGGAATGCAGTGCTAAAACTCGAGTCAATGTGGAGCAATGCTTTGAAGAGCTTGTATTAAAG ATTTTGGAGACACCCAGTCTCTTGGCCGAGGGCTCAGCTGGGGTAAAAAGGAACATCTTCAAACAGAAACCTCCACCATCTGGTGCTGCCACTAGTAGCTGTTGCTCTTGGTGA